The following are from one region of the Ochotona princeps isolate mOchPri1 chromosome 15, mOchPri1.hap1, whole genome shotgun sequence genome:
- the LOC105942078 gene encoding serine/arginine-rich splicing factor 1-like translates to MSRGGVNRGPMWNSDCSIYVGNLPPDIRTKDIEAVFYKYGAIRDIDLKNRRWGPPFAFVEFEDPRDAEDAVHERDGYDYDGYRLRVEFPRSGRGPGRGGGAGGWGGAPRGRYGPPSRRSDHRVVVSGLPPSGSWQDLKDHMREAGDICYADVHRDGTGVVEFVRKEDMTYAVRKLDNTKFRSHVGETAYIRVKADGPRSPSSGRSPSRSRRRSRSRSRSNSRSRSYSPSRSRGSPRYSPRHSRSRSRT, encoded by the coding sequence ATGTCCAGAGGTGGTGTGAACCGTGGCCCGATGTGGAACAGCGACTGTAGCATCTACGTGGGCAACCTACCCCCGGACATCCGAACCAAGGACATTGAGGCCGTGTTCTACAAGTACGGCGCCATCCGCGACATCGACCTCAAGAACCGCCGCTGGGGCCCGCCCTTCGCCTTCGTCGAGTTCGAGGACCCGCGCGACGCGGAGGACGCGGTGCACGAGCGAGACGGCTACGATTACGACGGCTACCGTCTCCGGGTCGAGTTTCCACGGAGCGGCCGCGGGCCGGGCCGAGGCGGAGGTGCAGGTGGATGGGGCGGAGCGCCCCGAGGCCGCTATGGCCCCCCATCCCGGCGGTCCGACCACCGCGTGGTGGTCTCTGGACTGCCTCCGAGTGGAAGCTGGCAGGATTTGAAGGATCACATGCGCGAGGCAGGCGATATATGTTACGCTGATGTCCACCGAGATGGCACCGGTGTCGTGGAGTTTGTACGGAAAGAAGATATGACCTATGCAGTTCGAAAACTGGACAACACTAAGTTTAGATCTCACGTGGGAGAAACCGCCTACATCCGGGTGAAGGCTGATGGGCCCAGAAGCCCCAGTtctggaagatctccatctcgaAGCCGCCGTCGCAGCCGAAGCcgcagcaggagcaacagcaggagTCGCAGTTACTCCCCGAGCAGAAGCAGAGGGTCACCCCGCTATTCCCCGCGTCATAGCAGATCTCGCTCCCGTACATAA